The following coding sequences lie in one Anomaloglossus baeobatrachus isolate aAnoBae1 chromosome 7, aAnoBae1.hap1, whole genome shotgun sequence genomic window:
- the LOC142246030 gene encoding gamma-crystallin B-like: MGKIIFYEDRNFKGKPHECSGDNADLQSFFARCNSILVENGGWVIYERSNYMGHQYYIKRGEYPDYQSWLGLNDSIRSCHSIPYHRGSYRIRLYEREDFRGQMKEYVNDCSNISESFHTNYILSCSVLDGYWIFFEEPGFKGNQYFLKPGEYRRYASWGSTNSKVGSLKKIVDFH, encoded by the exons ATCATTTTTTATGAAGACAGGAACTTTAAAGGAAAGCCCCATGAGTGTTCAGGAGATAACGCAGATCTGCAGTCTTTTTTTGCTCGTTGTAACTCAATCTTGGTAGAAAATGGAGGTTGGGTAATCTACGAGCGCTCTAATTATATGGGCCATCAGTATTACATTAAAAGAGGAGAATATCCTGACTACCAGAGCTGGCTAGGTTTGAATGACTCTATTAGGTCTTGTCATTCCATTCCTTAT CACCGTGGATCTTATAGAATCAGGCTGTATGAGAGAGAAGACTTCCGTGGTCAGATGAAGGAATATGTTAacgactgttcaaatatttctgaaaGTTTCCATACAAATTATATTTTGTCCTGCAGTGTTCTTGATGGTTACTGGATTTTTTTTGAAGAACCTGGTTTTAAGGGAAATCAGTATTTTCTTAAACCCGGTGAATacagaagatatgccagttggggTTCAACAAATTCTAAAGTTGGGTCACTGAAGAAAATTGTGGATTTTCATTAA